In Jatrophihabitans sp., a genomic segment contains:
- a CDS encoding ThiF family adenylyltransferase, producing the protein MSTLKFTDPHHWDRLEQHLAQANGERFAFAYTRAISNNIRTGPVLEVVGITLISDADTTRGIDGWYLSDQALDRVHNHALAIGGGIVEFHNHRHGPPAFSSTDEDTLAPTVRYCLDLLDGAPYAAAVWADGAVHAEWWRFDAHGGVERGQFSTVTVLGDQLRVLNAAAVPEERLARQVPLLGTRAQAAITTMRIAVVGAGGTGSHMAQSLAYLGFRNVLIMDDDLVEISNLNRMVTAGYADVGHPKSHVTRKRMRAINPLMNVTTARGVTAADEHPELEDVDLIIGCVDNDGPRNRLNQIAVQTRTPYIDIATGVDDAVEPFALGGRVIIFTTPDGPCLSCLGELDPAEVARWAKPVHQQGLDRQHGYGTGSKSPSVVYLNGLTVNAAVSELAAWLSGARPPARWLDIDLIGESSRPGTRVDPRDVDGPDPDCITCAGVNRFTRSRQ; encoded by the coding sequence TTGAGCACCTTGAAGTTCACCGACCCGCACCACTGGGACCGCCTCGAGCAGCATCTGGCGCAGGCCAACGGTGAACGATTCGCCTTCGCCTACACCCGGGCCATCAGCAACAACATCCGCACCGGCCCGGTGCTGGAGGTGGTCGGGATCACCCTGATCTCCGACGCCGACACCACCCGCGGCATCGACGGCTGGTACCTGTCCGACCAGGCGCTGGACCGGGTCCACAACCACGCCCTGGCGATCGGCGGCGGCATCGTGGAGTTCCACAACCACCGGCACGGGCCGCCGGCCTTCTCCTCCACCGATGAGGACACCCTGGCCCCGACGGTCCGCTACTGCCTGGACCTGCTCGACGGCGCGCCCTACGCGGCCGCCGTCTGGGCCGACGGCGCCGTGCACGCCGAGTGGTGGCGCTTCGACGCCCATGGCGGTGTCGAGCGCGGACAGTTCAGCACGGTGACCGTCCTGGGTGACCAGTTGCGGGTGCTGAACGCCGCGGCTGTTCCCGAGGAACGGCTGGCCCGGCAGGTGCCCTTGCTCGGCACCCGGGCCCAGGCGGCGATCACGACCATGCGGATCGCGGTGGTGGGCGCCGGTGGCACCGGGTCCCACATGGCGCAGTCGCTGGCCTACCTGGGCTTTCGCAACGTCCTGATCATGGACGACGACCTGGTCGAGATCAGCAACCTCAACCGGATGGTCACCGCCGGCTACGCAGACGTCGGCCACCCGAAGTCGCACGTGACCCGCAAGCGGATGCGCGCCATCAACCCGCTGATGAACGTGACGACCGCTCGCGGCGTCACCGCCGCCGACGAGCATCCCGAGCTCGAGGACGTCGACCTGATCATCGGCTGCGTCGACAACGACGGGCCACGCAACCGGCTCAACCAGATAGCCGTGCAGACCCGGACGCCCTACATCGACATCGCGACCGGTGTCGATGACGCCGTCGAGCCGTTCGCGCTGGGCGGCCGGGTGATCATCTTCACGACACCGGACGGGCCGTGCCTGAGCTGCCTCGGCGAGCTCGACCCCGCCGAGGTCGCCCGCTGGGCCAAACCGGTGCACCAGCAGGGCCTGGACCGCCAGCACGGGTACGGCACCGGCAGCAAGAGCCCGTCAGTGGTGTACCTCAACGGCCTCACGGTCAACGCGGCGGTGTCCGAGCTGGCGGCCTGGCTGTCCGGGGCGCGGCCGCCGGCACGCTGGCTCGACATCGACCTGATCGGCGAGTCGAGCCGGCCAGGCACCCGGGTCGATCCGCGCGACGTCGACGGCCCGGACCCCGACTGCATCACCTGCGCCGGCGTCAACCGCTTCACCCGGTCCCGGCAATGA
- a CDS encoding E2/UBC family protein, translating into MSSISADLRQRLARENPYLRQAFPTASLDVEALVVTLADHRLPPGWSHRRTEVLFAIPVNYPAGQPENICARPDLTLAGGAAPGNSQGIQTHAGRPWLQLSYHVNPADWRPKADPAAGSNLTDYLTGALTRFDEAS; encoded by the coding sequence ATGAGCTCGATCTCGGCCGACCTGCGGCAGCGCCTGGCGCGGGAGAACCCATACCTGCGCCAGGCGTTTCCCACCGCGTCGCTCGACGTCGAGGCGCTCGTGGTCACCCTTGCCGACCACCGGCTGCCGCCCGGTTGGTCACATCGGCGCACCGAGGTGCTGTTCGCCATTCCGGTGAACTATCCCGCCGGGCAGCCGGAGAACATCTGCGCGCGGCCGGACCTGACCCTGGCCGGCGGCGCCGCTCCCGGCAACAGCCAGGGCATCCAGACCCACGCGGGCCGGCCGTGGCTGCAGCTGTCCTACCACGTCAACCCGGCCGATTGGCGGCCCAAGGCCGACCCGGCGGCCGGCAGCAACCTGACCGACTACCTCACCGGGGCGCTAACCCGATTCGACGAAGCGAGCTGA
- a CDS encoding multiubiquitin domain-containing protein: MTRSISDADVTNRRRPDGTPHRLHAVFVYDVDGTSYEYDQPTITGAQIMFAAGLDPQQGLIQILSDGSRVTVNGGDTVNLSAGAHFKRRPRFKRG, from the coding sequence ATGACCCGCTCTATTTCTGACGCCGACGTGACGAACCGCAGACGCCCCGACGGCACCCCGCACCGGCTGCACGCCGTGTTCGTCTACGACGTCGACGGCACCAGCTACGAGTACGACCAGCCCACCATCACCGGCGCCCAGATCATGTTCGCGGCGGGCCTTGACCCGCAGCAGGGGCTGATCCAGATCCTGAGCGACGGATCCCGGGTCACCGTCAACGGCGGCGACACGGTCAACCTCTCCGCCGGAGCCCACTTCAAGCGCCGTCCCCGGTTCAAGCGGGGCTGA
- a CDS encoding AAA family ATPase, whose protein sequence is MIRRIGVRHWRAYEDLDLRLTHPVTFFVAPNGVGKSSLVEAVRWCLLGLPDGRAAVRAIRSGHDSASVQLGFDLPGHPDVRVSRSLRRNGVSTFSASVDGDALDERAYLRLLAKAWSADRTVLDAVVFGPPPAAGKATGFPVRDHLAQVFGVQTLLAAAAQLAERRQVLAAEIRSLRADAQAGDEEFEAAAHAISALEAELEATSARRQQLAEQITALEPAARLATRWEQYRTEAAAFNEKATALAEQMADAIEVGERDLLTAIDESQREVAAALAETAEATSAAEVRVAQSATAAQLLAGAPGHCPTCLRPLSEHEREAALAAHGQVGADTDTDIQRHREEARRLRARMTAISRFTAALSKLRPPVEPDEADPGPAATAALTDARRQDVELAEQHGALTAQLRAARQRLTDLDTAAADQAALVAASREDLVLEVTQNSMTALADRYLTQRINPLATEISHRWKLLFGSEGLRFGPHGQLTFSEGGVDLLLEDLSGAERATAVLVTRLLLAASATRASTIWFDEPLEHLDPARRAAVAQTLVRAAQAGAIDQILVTTYEEGLARRLQATAPDTVALTYAHTTTR, encoded by the coding sequence GTGATCCGCCGGATCGGGGTGCGGCACTGGCGGGCCTATGAGGACCTGGACCTGCGGCTCACCCATCCGGTGACGTTCTTCGTCGCGCCGAACGGCGTGGGCAAGTCCTCGCTGGTAGAGGCGGTCCGCTGGTGCCTGCTGGGCCTGCCCGACGGCCGCGCCGCGGTTCGGGCGATCCGCAGCGGCCACGACTCGGCGTCGGTCCAGCTCGGCTTCGACCTGCCCGGCCACCCGGACGTCCGGGTCAGCAGGTCGCTTCGCCGCAACGGCGTGAGCACGTTCTCGGCGAGCGTCGACGGTGACGCGCTGGACGAGCGCGCTTATCTGAGGCTGTTGGCCAAGGCCTGGTCGGCTGACCGCACCGTGCTCGACGCGGTGGTGTTCGGGCCGCCGCCGGCCGCCGGCAAGGCCACCGGCTTCCCGGTCCGGGACCACCTCGCGCAGGTGTTCGGCGTGCAGACCCTGCTGGCCGCGGCAGCCCAGCTGGCCGAACGCCGCCAGGTGCTGGCGGCCGAGATCAGGTCGCTGCGCGCCGACGCGCAGGCCGGTGACGAGGAGTTCGAGGCCGCGGCCCACGCCATCTCTGCCCTCGAGGCCGAGCTCGAGGCGACCTCGGCGCGGCGGCAGCAGCTGGCCGAGCAGATCACCGCGCTGGAACCGGCGGCCCGGCTGGCCACCCGCTGGGAGCAGTACCGGACCGAGGCCGCCGCTTTCAACGAGAAGGCGACCGCGCTGGCCGAGCAGATGGCAGATGCCATCGAGGTGGGCGAGCGTGACCTGCTCACCGCCATCGACGAGAGCCAGCGAGAGGTGGCTGCCGCGCTGGCCGAGACCGCGGAGGCGACCTCGGCAGCGGAGGTCCGCGTCGCGCAGTCGGCGACGGCCGCTCAGCTGCTGGCAGGCGCCCCCGGTCACTGCCCCACCTGCCTGCGCCCGCTGAGCGAGCACGAGCGCGAGGCCGCCCTTGCCGCGCACGGCCAGGTCGGCGCGGACACCGACACCGACATCCAGCGGCACCGGGAGGAGGCCAGGCGGCTGCGCGCCCGGATGACCGCGATCTCCCGGTTCACCGCCGCGCTCAGCAAGCTGCGGCCGCCGGTGGAGCCCGACGAGGCCGATCCCGGCCCGGCCGCCACCGCCGCGCTCACCGACGCCCGACGTCAGGACGTCGAGCTGGCCGAGCAGCACGGCGCGCTCACCGCCCAGCTCCGGGCCGCCCGGCAGCGGCTCACCGACCTCGACACCGCCGCCGCCGATCAGGCCGCGCTGGTGGCGGCGTCCCGCGAGGACCTGGTGCTGGAGGTGACGCAGAACAGCATGACGGCGCTGGCCGACCGCTACCTCACCCAGCGGATCAACCCGCTGGCGACCGAGATCAGCCACCGCTGGAAGCTGCTGTTCGGCTCCGAGGGGCTGCGGTTCGGCCCGCACGGGCAGTTGACCTTCAGCGAGGGCGGCGTCGACCTGCTGCTGGAGGACCTCAGCGGCGCCGAGCGCGCCACCGCGGTGCTGGTGACCCGGCTGCTGCTGGCCGCCTCGGCCACCCGGGCCTCGACGATCTGGTTCGACGAGCCCCTGGAGCATCTGGACCCGGCTCGCCGCGCGGCGGTCGCCCAGACCCTGGTCCGGGCCGCTCAGGCCGGGGCGATCGATCAGATCCTGGTCACCACCTACGAGGAGGGCCTGGCCCGCCGGCTGCAGGCCACCGCGCCGGACACCGTGGCACTGACCTACGCCCATACCACGACGCGCTGA